From Vibrio artabrorum, a single genomic window includes:
- a CDS encoding 3'-5' exonuclease, with protein sequence MNHNRVVCFDLEMCCWSEDGVGTTGEIIEVGLAEIDLLSGTIVKRAQYYVKPEKDEISPFCAELTGITPRKIEKQGRSLESVIKSMIKNFGGPKKIYAAWGRDDLILRKECIEKGIEPPFSEFINIATLYRVQNRLKDKRIGHRAAQEAKNIEWEGRQHSGYVDAYNLAKLTLTML encoded by the coding sequence ATGAATCACAATCGAGTGGTGTGTTTCGATTTGGAAATGTGCTGTTGGAGTGAAGATGGTGTAGGAACAACGGGCGAGATCATCGAAGTGGGGCTTGCTGAGATTGATCTTCTCTCTGGGACTATCGTGAAGCGAGCACAATACTACGTTAAGCCGGAGAAAGATGAGATATCTCCTTTTTGTGCAGAGCTAACGGGTATTACACCACGTAAAATCGAAAAGCAGGGGCGTTCATTAGAATCTGTGATTAAGTCGATGATTAAAAACTTTGGCGGCCCTAAAAAAATCTACGCAGCGTGGGGGCGTGACGACCTTATCTTACGCAAAGAGTGTATCGAGAAAGGCATCGAGCCTCCTTTTAGCGAGTTTATCAATATCGCAACACTTTATCGGGTTCAGAATCGATTGAAAGACAAGCGCATAGGCCATCGCGCCGCTCAAGAAGCGAAAAATATTGAGTGGGAAGGTCGTCAGCATTCAGGTTATGTCGATGCTTATAACTTGGCAAAGCTTACTTTGACCATGCTTTAG
- a CDS encoding tellurite resistance TerB family protein, translating to MFNSLTSLFKQLVEGSDLGKTSIASPNLAIASLLCEVAGADHAINDSEQEAKIQLLQRLLDITEEESKALLAQAEPQVEQSVSLYDFTSQLRELSQPVRIDLIKAMWEVAHADGEIDPLEDSVIRKTAELLYVDHKDFIKSKLNVLGED from the coding sequence ATGTTTAACTCACTTACCTCGTTATTTAAACAATTAGTCGAAGGCTCTGATCTAGGCAAAACGTCCATCGCCTCTCCGAATTTAGCGATTGCCAGCTTGTTATGCGAAGTCGCTGGTGCAGACCACGCGATAAATGACTCAGAACAAGAGGCTAAGATACAATTACTTCAACGTTTATTGGACATAACCGAAGAAGAATCAAAAGCTTTATTGGCGCAAGCTGAGCCTCAAGTTGAACAATCTGTTTCTCTGTACGACTTTACCTCTCAACTACGCGAGCTTTCACAGCCGGTTCGCATAGACTTGATTAAAGCAATGTGGGAAGTCGCGCATGCTGATGGAGAGATTGATCCACTTGAAGATTCCGTGATCCGAAAAACCGCAGAATTACTTTATGTTGACCACAAAGATTTTATCAAAAGTAAGCTAAATGTGTTGGGCGAAGATTAA
- a CDS encoding MipA/OmpV family protein, with product MKRKYLSTLTASGVILLSSAFLGTNVLAAEEQEWGIAAMYRTASIPYDTSGGDQTVSSFVPMLFFKNDYVFIDGTEMGAYLYQTDDDKWSLNAISRTRFIDIPASEQNAIEGDTADFGAQIRYQWNEQWTFETEIMSDSEYNFHGNLHAKTKYDIGDWEFTPTATLRYKSADFNSAYYAAAGESIGAGVDLNVGVEARYHVISNLYLLGSTSVTRLDDNAYDSSIVEDRYQGELYLGFGFFNDKEKAPKPKLSNAPYLRVAHGWATPSNIGDIMKFNTEKDEYNNQLTSLFYGHPLTDELFGLPLDLYLTPGIAHHWRSDVQSSSTEYIVAIKAYYTFNWPAQWRFGVAEGMSYIDSITYIEGTEMDRKGYTASHLLNYLDFSFDVNVGDLIGKNDLNNLWLGYSLHHRSAIFEKASQFGRIKGGSNYNTVYFQYEF from the coding sequence ATGAAGCGCAAATATTTATCGACTCTCACTGCCTCTGGCGTGATTTTACTCAGCAGCGCTTTCCTAGGCACGAATGTGTTGGCCGCGGAAGAACAAGAGTGGGGTATCGCCGCAATGTACCGAACTGCCAGCATCCCTTATGACACGTCTGGTGGCGATCAAACGGTTAGCTCTTTTGTTCCTATGCTATTTTTCAAGAACGACTATGTATTCATTGATGGCACTGAAATGGGGGCTTATCTCTATCAAACTGACGATGACAAATGGTCTTTAAACGCGATTTCTCGGACGCGATTTATTGATATTCCCGCTTCGGAGCAAAATGCGATTGAGGGCGATACCGCCGATTTTGGTGCGCAAATCCGTTATCAATGGAATGAACAGTGGACGTTCGAAACCGAGATCATGAGCGACAGTGAGTACAATTTTCACGGTAATCTGCATGCTAAAACAAAGTATGATATCGGCGATTGGGAATTTACTCCGACAGCGACACTTCGTTACAAAAGTGCCGATTTTAATAGCGCCTATTATGCTGCCGCTGGCGAGTCGATAGGGGCGGGAGTCGATCTGAACGTCGGTGTTGAAGCGCGTTACCACGTGATTTCAAACTTGTACTTGTTGGGTTCAACCAGTGTGACTCGATTGGACGACAATGCTTATGATTCGTCGATTGTCGAAGACCGTTATCAAGGTGAGTTGTACCTGGGTTTTGGTTTCTTCAACGACAAAGAAAAAGCACCGAAACCGAAACTGAGTAATGCCCCCTATTTACGGGTCGCACATGGTTGGGCAACGCCATCGAACATTGGCGACATCATGAAGTTCAATACCGAGAAAGATGAATACAACAATCAATTGACCTCATTGTTCTACGGCCATCCGTTAACCGATGAGCTTTTTGGTTTGCCATTGGACCTGTATCTTACGCCGGGTATTGCCCATCACTGGCGTTCCGATGTTCAATCAAGCAGCACAGAATACATTGTTGCGATCAAAGCTTATTACACGTTCAATTGGCCAGCACAGTGGCGATTTGGTGTTGCGGAAGGGATGTCTTACATCGATTCGATTACCTACATTGAAGGTACTGAAATGGATCGTAAAGGGTATACAGCAAGCCATCTTTTGAACTACTTAGATTTCTCATTTGATGTGAATGTGGGCGACTTGATCGGTAAGAATGACTTGAACAACTTATGGTTGGGTTATTCATTGCATCACCGTTCTGCGATCTTTGAAAAAGCCTCTCAGTTTGGACGAATCAAAGGCGGCAGTAACTACAACACGGTTTACTTCCAATATGAGTTTTAA
- a CDS encoding porin family protein, protein MKKTLLALALLGASSTAMADSWIYGGVMGGQNSFAGENEMAVGIHAGTGILPLIGVEAGYWNLGSFDNIKYGNRNLTNMDASTVYAAIKPSIDIGPLHIYAKGGLHSYQLKADSFKQDEVDIMYGVGAEYFVFGPVSVGASYQKFKMKDDDSDVFTLNATIHLL, encoded by the coding sequence ATGAAAAAAACGTTATTGGCACTCGCACTGTTAGGTGCATCTTCAACAGCAATGGCTGATTCATGGATATACGGTGGTGTTATGGGTGGTCAAAACTCATTTGCCGGCGAAAATGAAATGGCGGTGGGGATTCATGCAGGTACCGGTATTCTTCCATTGATCGGTGTTGAAGCGGGTTACTGGAATCTTGGTTCTTTTGATAACATCAAATACGGTAATCGTAACCTAACTAACATGGATGCAAGCACCGTATACGCAGCAATTAAGCCAAGTATCGACATCGGTCCTCTGCACATATACGCGAAGGGTGGTCTTCACTCTTACCAGCTAAAGGCAGACAGCTTCAAGCAAGACGAAGTTGATATTATGTACGGTGTCGGCGCAGAATACTTCGTATTTGGCCCTGTCTCTGTTGGTGCTAGCTACCAAAAATTTAAAATGAAAGATGACGACTCAGACGTATTTACGCTAAATGCCACTATTCACCTACTGTAA
- the pheT gene encoding phenylalanine--tRNA ligase subunit beta translates to MKFSESWLREWVKPAINSEELAHQITMAGLEVDDVEPVAGVFTGVKVGKVVECGQHPDADKLQVTKIDIGEEELLDIVCGASNCRLGLTVAVATVGAVLPGDFKIKKAKLRGVPSHGMLCSFSELGIDVESDGILELPEGTTLGLDVRELLELNDVTIDVDLTANRADCFSIRGLAREVGVLNRADVTEPAVEAVATSIEDTVSVEIKATDACPRYLGRVVKNVNVKAESPIWMQEKLRRCGIRSIDPVVDITNYVMLEQGQPMHAFDLAKIEGGIVVRLAEQGEKLTLLDGNEAELNSNTLVIADHNKALAIAGIFGGQDSGVTTETTDVLLEAAFFAPDHIRGRARAYGLHTDSSLRFERGVDSTLQAAAMERATQLLVEICGGEVAPVNGSESEADLPKANVVALRRAKLDSLLGHEIPSTDVVEILTRLGCEVESTDAGWTATSPSWRFDIAIEQDLIEEVGRIYGYDNIPNQAPKAALKMNDHKEANQPLKRVRDLLVDRGYHEAITYSFVEPEQQKLIVPDVEPLILPFPISADMSAMRLGLIQGLLNTVVHNQKRQQPRVRLFESGLRFIPEATAENGMRQEMMLAGVISGARSEEHWDMATNTVDFFDLKGDLEAVLELSANEIAYSFKALSSEAKERNPALHPGQSAMIMANGKEVGIIGTVHPELERKFGLNGRTIVFEIEWAAINTRVLPEAVAVSKFPANRRDIAVVVDEAVASGDIVEACIAAGGEFLTGAKLFDVYVGQGVEEGKKSLAIALSLQSVERTLEDADIAGSVDAIVASISEKFGAALRD, encoded by the coding sequence ATGAAATTCAGTGAATCTTGGCTACGCGAGTGGGTTAAACCTGCAATTAACAGCGAAGAGCTAGCTCACCAAATCACTATGGCTGGTTTGGAAGTTGACGATGTAGAACCTGTAGCGGGTGTTTTCACCGGCGTTAAAGTAGGTAAAGTGGTTGAGTGCGGTCAGCACCCAGACGCAGACAAACTACAAGTTACAAAAATTGATATCGGCGAAGAAGAGCTGCTAGATATCGTTTGTGGTGCATCTAACTGTCGTCTTGGCCTAACTGTCGCAGTAGCAACCGTTGGCGCAGTATTGCCTGGTGACTTCAAAATCAAGAAAGCAAAACTACGTGGCGTTCCATCGCACGGCATGCTTTGTTCTTTCTCTGAGCTAGGCATCGACGTAGAGTCTGACGGCATCCTTGAGCTGCCTGAAGGCACAACGCTAGGGTTGGACGTACGTGAGCTTCTTGAGCTTAACGACGTCACTATCGACGTAGACCTAACAGCAAACCGCGCAGACTGCTTCAGCATCCGTGGCCTTGCTCGTGAAGTTGGCGTACTCAACCGCGCAGACGTTACAGAGCCAGCAGTTGAAGCTGTTGCAACAAGCATTGAAGACACAGTCTCTGTTGAAATCAAAGCAACGGATGCTTGTCCACGTTACCTTGGCCGTGTGGTTAAGAACGTAAACGTGAAAGCGGAATCTCCAATCTGGATGCAAGAAAAACTGCGCCGTTGTGGTATCCGTTCAATCGACCCAGTGGTAGACATCACAAACTACGTGATGCTAGAGCAAGGCCAACCAATGCACGCATTTGATCTGGCTAAGATCGAAGGCGGTATCGTGGTTCGTCTAGCAGAGCAGGGCGAAAAACTAACACTTCTCGATGGCAACGAAGCTGAACTTAACAGCAACACACTTGTTATCGCAGACCACAACAAAGCACTAGCTATCGCTGGTATCTTTGGCGGTCAAGATTCAGGTGTTACGACTGAAACGACAGACGTACTTCTTGAAGCAGCATTCTTCGCACCGGATCACATCCGTGGTCGCGCACGTGCTTACGGCCTTCACACAGATTCTTCTCTACGTTTCGAACGTGGTGTTGATTCAACACTTCAAGCAGCAGCAATGGAGCGTGCAACACAGCTTCTCGTTGAAATCTGTGGTGGTGAAGTTGCGCCAGTAAACGGCAGCGAATCTGAAGCTGATCTTCCTAAAGCAAACGTAGTTGCTCTACGTCGCGCTAAGCTAGACAGCCTACTCGGTCACGAAATCCCATCTACAGACGTAGTGGAAATTCTTACTCGCCTAGGTTGTGAAGTTGAAAGCACTGATGCAGGTTGGACGGCAACGTCTCCATCTTGGCGTTTTGATATCGCAATCGAGCAAGACCTAATTGAAGAAGTAGGTCGTATCTACGGTTACGATAACATTCCAAACCAAGCGCCTAAAGCGGCACTTAAAATGAATGACCACAAAGAAGCTAACCAACCGCTTAAGCGCGTTCGTGACCTTCTTGTAGACCGTGGCTACCACGAAGCAATCACATACAGCTTCGTTGAGCCAGAGCAGCAAAAACTGATCGTTCCAGATGTTGAGCCGCTGATCCTGCCATTCCCAATCTCTGCGGACATGTCAGCAATGCGTCTTGGCCTAATCCAAGGTCTTCTAAACACTGTTGTTCACAATCAGAAGCGTCAACAGCCACGTGTTCGTCTGTTCGAATCAGGCCTACGTTTCATCCCTGAAGCAACGGCTGAAAACGGCATGCGTCAAGAAATGATGCTTGCGGGCGTTATCTCTGGTGCTCGTAGTGAAGAGCACTGGGACATGGCAACGAACACTGTCGATTTCTTCGATCTTAAAGGTGACCTAGAAGCCGTTCTTGAGCTTTCTGCAAACGAAATCGCATACAGCTTCAAAGCTCTTTCTTCAGAAGCAAAAGAGCGCAACCCAGCACTTCACCCAGGTCAGTCAGCAATGATTATGGCTAACGGCAAAGAAGTGGGTATCATTGGTACTGTTCACCCAGAGCTAGAGCGTAAGTTTGGTCTTAACGGCCGTACTATCGTATTCGAAATCGAATGGGCAGCTATCAACACTCGCGTGCTTCCAGAAGCCGTAGCCGTATCTAAGTTCCCTGCAAACCGTCGTGATATCGCAGTTGTTGTTGACGAAGCAGTCGCTTCTGGCGACATCGTAGAAGCGTGTATCGCAGCGGGTGGCGAATTCCTAACAGGCGCTAAACTGTTCGACGTTTACGTTGGTCAAGGCGTTGAAGAAGGTAAGAAGAGCCTAGCAATCGCACTTAGCCTACAGTCTGTAGAGCGCACACTTGAAGATGCAGACATCGCTGGTTCAGTAGATGCTATCGTAGCTTCAATCTCAGAGAAATTCGGCGCAGCACTTCGCGACTAA
- the hrpA gene encoding ATP-dependent RNA helicase HrpA: MTSSPEKADNNKNAAQPSSSQSQAKPNQAASKKSVEQSKNKQAEQSATNNKSSQNSPASLRKALNECMMRDRFRLSKRIAGASKIKNEQAKHAVFDEIALDIAKSMMTATQRAAQKPTIEYPEILPVSQKREDIAKAIAENQVVIVAGETGSGKTTQLPKICSELGRGRFGLIGHTQPRRLAARSVANRIAEEMETQLGEFVGYKVRFNDQISDNTQIKLMTDGILLAEIQHDRFLNQYDTIIIDEAHERSLNIDFIMGYLKELLPKRPDLKVIITSATIDPERFSKHFNNAPIIEVSGRTYPVDTRYRPLGGDESDSDRDQIEGIFDAVDELCDEGLGDILIFMNGEREIRDTADALSKRNLRDTEIVPLYARLSAGEQNRIFQSHTGRRIVLATNVAETSLTVPGIKYVIDPGTARISRYSYRTKVQRLPIEPVSQASANQRKGRCGRVAEGICIRLYSEEDFESRPEFTDPEILRTNLASVILQMTALGLGDIQAFPFVEAPDKRNIQDGVRLLEELGAIATVEPSANKNNNHGDDKKKLTAIGRKLAKLPIDPRLARMVIEAPRNRCLHEVMVIASALSIQDPRERPSDKQQSSDDKHKRFFDKESDFITFVNLWDYVKQQQKALSSNQFRKQCKQDYLNYLRIREWQDVYFQIHQAMRELDTKLNTEPGSYDGIHMSLLSGLLSHIGMKDQEKNEYQGARNARFHIFPASGLFKKQPKWIMSAELVETSKLWGRVIAKIQPEWIEPLAKHLIKRSYSEPHWSKKQAAVMAHEKVMLYGIPIVPKRLVNYGAIDATVSRELFVRSALVEGEWETKHAFFKQNRKLLQEVEELEHKSRRRDILIDDDELFDFYDQRVGEEAVSGRHFDTWWKKTSQKTPELLNFEKSMLFRGDASHVTDLDYPNFWHQNGIKLKLSYQFEPGDDNDGVTVHIPLPILNQIDQNGFDWQIPGLRQELVISLIKSLPKTLRRNFVPAPNYADAFLARVTPLETPLLDSLEKELRRMTGVEVVRDDWKLDQIPEHLKVTFRAVDHRKRKLKEQKDLYELKESLKDKVQETLSKVADDDIEQQNLHTWSFGELPKVYQQKRGGYDVKAFPALVDTKDSVEIKLFETEQEQISAMKSGQRRLILLNVPSPIKYLHSNLPNKSKLGLYFNPYGKVLDLIDDCIACGIDKLIEEKGGLVWEPEQFEALKEHVRAELGDTVVEIAQQVETILTTAFNISKKLKGRVDLSMAFALSDIKAQVEGLIFKGFATECGWKRLPDILRYMKAIERRMEKLPIDPNKDRLHMIKVESVMNDYKELLNKIPKGIAVPENVKEVRWMIEELRVSFFAQQLGTPYPVSDKRVKNAIDAC; encoded by the coding sequence TTGACTTCGTCTCCGGAAAAAGCAGACAACAACAAGAATGCAGCACAGCCAAGTTCTTCACAGAGCCAAGCGAAACCCAATCAAGCTGCATCGAAAAAATCTGTTGAACAATCAAAGAACAAACAAGCTGAACAATCAGCGACAAACAACAAATCATCTCAGAATAGCCCAGCCTCTCTTCGTAAAGCGCTCAATGAATGTATGATGCGCGATCGCTTCCGTTTGAGTAAGCGAATTGCGGGTGCGAGCAAAATTAAGAATGAACAAGCTAAGCACGCTGTCTTTGATGAGATTGCGTTAGACATAGCTAAGTCGATGATGACAGCCACACAGCGTGCGGCACAGAAACCGACGATTGAATACCCAGAAATTCTACCGGTTAGCCAAAAGCGCGAAGACATCGCGAAAGCCATCGCTGAAAACCAAGTGGTTATCGTCGCGGGTGAAACGGGTTCGGGTAAAACCACTCAGTTACCCAAAATCTGTTCTGAACTTGGCCGCGGCCGCTTTGGCTTAATTGGTCACACTCAGCCGCGTCGTCTTGCGGCGCGTTCGGTTGCCAACCGTATTGCTGAAGAGATGGAAACACAGCTGGGTGAGTTCGTTGGTTATAAGGTTCGATTCAACGACCAAATTTCTGATAACACCCAAATCAAATTGATGACCGACGGTATTCTACTGGCGGAAATTCAGCACGACCGATTCTTAAATCAGTACGACACCATCATCATCGATGAAGCGCACGAACGTAGCCTGAACATCGATTTCATCATGGGCTACCTGAAAGAGTTGCTGCCAAAGCGTCCTGATCTGAAAGTGATCATCACGTCGGCAACCATCGACCCAGAGCGTTTCTCGAAGCACTTTAACAATGCACCAATCATTGAAGTCTCTGGCCGTACTTACCCTGTGGATACACGTTACCGCCCATTAGGTGGTGATGAAAGTGATTCAGACCGCGACCAAATTGAAGGCATCTTCGACGCGGTTGATGAGCTGTGTGATGAAGGCCTTGGCGATATCTTGATCTTCATGAACGGTGAGCGAGAGATTCGTGATACCGCCGATGCATTAAGTAAACGTAACCTGCGTGATACTGAAATTGTGCCGCTTTACGCACGTCTATCGGCGGGTGAGCAGAACCGTATCTTCCAGTCTCATACTGGTCGACGCATCGTTCTGGCAACCAACGTGGCAGAAACCTCGTTAACGGTTCCGGGCATCAAGTATGTTATCGACCCGGGTACGGCGCGTATCAGTCGCTACAGTTACCGTACCAAGGTACAGCGCCTACCGATTGAGCCCGTGTCTCAAGCGAGTGCCAATCAGCGTAAAGGTCGTTGTGGTCGTGTTGCGGAAGGTATCTGTATTCGTCTCTACTCCGAGGAAGATTTCGAATCACGTCCAGAGTTTACTGACCCAGAAATCCTTCGTACTAACCTAGCATCGGTAATCTTGCAGATGACAGCGCTAGGCCTAGGCGACATTCAAGCGTTCCCATTTGTTGAAGCACCCGATAAGCGCAACATTCAAGATGGTGTCAGATTGCTTGAAGAGTTGGGTGCGATCGCGACAGTCGAACCGTCAGCGAACAAAAACAACAACCACGGCGATGATAAGAAGAAGCTAACCGCGATTGGTCGTAAGCTGGCGAAGCTGCCGATTGATCCACGTTTAGCGCGTATGGTGATTGAAGCGCCACGTAACCGATGCCTACACGAAGTGATGGTGATTGCGTCTGCGCTGTCGATTCAAGACCCGCGTGAGCGTCCATCAGATAAGCAACAATCATCTGATGACAAGCACAAGCGTTTCTTCGATAAAGAATCTGACTTCATCACGTTTGTGAACTTGTGGGATTACGTTAAGCAGCAACAAAAAGCGTTGTCGAGTAATCAGTTCCGCAAACAGTGTAAGCAAGATTACCTCAACTATTTGCGTATCCGTGAATGGCAAGATGTGTACTTCCAAATTCACCAAGCAATGCGTGAACTGGATACTAAGCTGAATACGGAACCGGGCAGCTACGATGGCATTCACATGTCCCTGTTATCAGGCCTGTTGTCGCACATCGGTATGAAAGACCAAGAGAAGAATGAATATCAGGGTGCACGTAATGCGCGCTTCCATATCTTCCCTGCGTCTGGCCTATTTAAGAAACAGCCTAAGTGGATCATGTCTGCTGAGCTGGTGGAAACCTCAAAACTGTGGGGCCGTGTAATTGCTAAAATTCAACCTGAATGGATTGAACCGCTAGCGAAACACCTGATTAAGCGCAGCTACAGCGAACCGCATTGGTCGAAGAAACAAGCGGCGGTCATGGCGCACGAAAAAGTGATGCTTTACGGGATCCCAATCGTACCTAAACGCCTTGTGAACTACGGCGCGATTGATGCCACCGTCAGCCGTGAGTTGTTTGTACGCAGCGCGCTTGTTGAAGGTGAGTGGGAAACCAAACACGCTTTCTTCAAGCAGAACCGTAAGCTGCTGCAAGAAGTCGAAGAGTTAGAGCATAAATCGCGTCGTCGTGACATCTTGATCGATGATGACGAACTGTTCGATTTCTATGACCAGCGTGTGGGCGAAGAGGCGGTTTCTGGTCGTCACTTTGATACTTGGTGGAAGAAGACCAGTCAGAAAACCCCTGAGCTGCTTAACTTTGAAAAATCGATGCTGTTCCGAGGCGATGCCAGCCACGTTACCGATCTGGATTACCCGAACTTCTGGCACCAAAACGGTATCAAGCTCAAGCTGAGTTACCAATTTGAACCGGGCGACGACAACGATGGTGTCACGGTACACATTCCGCTGCCTATCTTGAATCAGATTGATCAAAACGGGTTTGATTGGCAGATCCCGGGCCTTCGTCAGGAACTGGTGATTAGCCTAATTAAGTCGCTGCCGAAAACACTGCGTCGTAACTTTGTTCCTGCGCCGAACTACGCTGATGCGTTTTTAGCTCGCGTCACTCCGTTAGAAACGCCGCTATTGGACTCTCTTGAAAAAGAGCTACGCCGCATGACGGGTGTTGAAGTGGTGCGTGATGATTGGAAGTTAGACCAGATACCAGAGCACTTAAAGGTAACATTCCGTGCTGTGGATCATCGCAAGCGTAAGCTCAAGGAACAGAAAGACCTCTATGAGCTGAAAGAGAGCCTAAAAGACAAGGTTCAAGAAACGCTTTCTAAGGTTGCTGACGATGATATTGAACAGCAGAACCTGCATACGTGGAGTTTTGGCGAATTACCCAAAGTCTACCAGCAGAAGCGTGGTGGCTACGATGTTAAAGCTTTCCCAGCGCTGGTGGATACCAAAGACAGCGTAGAGATCAAACTGTTCGAAACCGAGCAAGAGCAGATCTCTGCGATGAAATCGGGTCAGCGTCGTTTAATCTTGTTGAACGTGCCGTCGCCAATCAAATACTTGCACTCGAATTTGCCGAACAAATCCAAGCTTGGCTTGTACTTCAACCCATATGGCAAGGTTCTCGATCTTATCGATGACTGTATCGCTTGTGGTATTGATAAGCTGATCGAAGAGAAGGGCGGTTTAGTTTGGGAACCTGAGCAGTTTGAAGCATTGAAAGAACACGTACGTGCAGAGTTGGGTGATACGGTTGTTGAAATAGCTCAACAGGTTGAAACCATATTAACCACGGCATTCAATATCAGTAAGAAGTTAAAAGGGCGAGTTGACCTTTCCATGGCTTTTGCGCTTTCAGACATCAAAGCTCAAGTAGAAGGCTTGATTTTTAAAGGGTTTGCCACGGAATGTGGTTGGAAACGCCTGCCAGATATTCTACGCTATATGAAAGCGATTGAGCGTCGTATGGAAAAACTACCGATTGACCCAAATAAAGATCGATTGCACATGATCAAAGTTGAGTCCGTAATGAATGATTACAAAGAGCTGCTGAATAAAATTCCAAAAGGGATCGCGGTTCCAGAAAACGTAAAAGAGGTGCGTTGGATGATAGAAGAGCTTCGTGTAAGCTTCTTCGCACAGCAACTTGGTACACCTTATCCTGTTTCAGACAAGCGAGTTAAAAATGCAATTGATGCTTGTTAA
- the pheS gene encoding phenylalanine--tRNA ligase subunit alpha — translation MQHLEEIIANATTAIDTADSLVALDEVRVQYLGKKGELTLQLQSLGKLPPEERRTAGQEINKAKGAVQQAIAARKDALQRAELEAKLAEETIDVSLPGRRIENGGLHPVTRTVERIEQFFGELGFSTESGPEIEDAFHNFDALNIADDHPARTDHDTFFFNPDLMLRTHTSGVQIRTMENGKPPFRFIAPGRVYRNDYDQTHTPMFHQVEGMLVDENVNFAQLKGILNDFLCNFFEEEVEVRFRPSFFPFTEPSAEVDVKRKDGKWLEVLGCGMVHPNVLRAVGIDPEKYSGFAFGMGVERLTMLRYGVNDLRAFFENDLRFLKQFK, via the coding sequence ATGCAACATCTAGAAGAGATCATTGCTAATGCAACGACTGCTATTGATACAGCAGATTCGTTAGTCGCACTTGATGAAGTGCGAGTTCAGTATTTAGGTAAGAAGGGTGAATTAACTCTTCAACTACAAAGCCTAGGTAAACTTCCACCTGAAGAGCGTCGCACTGCTGGTCAAGAGATCAACAAAGCGAAAGGTGCTGTTCAACAAGCGATCGCAGCTCGTAAAGACGCACTACAACGTGCAGAGCTTGAAGCGAAACTCGCTGAAGAAACCATCGATGTGAGCCTACCAGGTCGTCGCATTGAGAACGGTGGTCTTCACCCAGTGACTCGCACCGTTGAGCGTATCGAACAGTTCTTTGGTGAGCTTGGCTTTAGCACTGAGTCTGGCCCTGAGATCGAAGATGCATTCCACAACTTTGATGCACTAAACATCGCAGACGATCACCCAGCTCGTACTGATCACGATACTTTCTTCTTCAACCCTGATCTCATGCTACGTACGCACACTTCTGGTGTTCAAATCCGTACGATGGAAAACGGCAAACCGCCATTCCGCTTCATTGCTCCGGGTCGTGTTTACCGTAACGACTACGATCAAACTCACACGCCAATGTTCCACCAAGTGGAAGGTATGTTAGTGGATGAGAACGTAAACTTCGCACAACTTAAAGGCATTCTTAACGACTTCCTTTGTAACTTCTTTGAAGAAGAAGTTGAAGTGCGTTTCCGTCCTTCATTCTTCCCGTTCACAGAGCCTTCAGCTGAAGTTGACGTGAAACGTAAAGATGGCAAATGGCTAGAAGTTCTAGGCTGTGGCATGGTTCACCCTAACGTACTTCGCGCTGTTGGCATCGACCCTGAGAAATACTCTGGTTTTGCATTCGGTATGGGTGTAGAGCGTCTAACGATGCTTCGTTACGGCGTAAATGACCTTCGTGCGTTCTTCGAGAACGATCTTCGTTTCCTTAAACAATTCAAGTAA
- a CDS encoding VC1380 family protein: MVKVSELQSIIDHLPSDSDPDVVMGEAWLPERLVNTNLDGDLFFLEFDNVPDDHQGDEEGRGFVEHEITMIREKLEQVLDDPSDTKTKADALLAIFLMGHELSSSEVIEILEATESEHAALETKTLDN; this comes from the coding sequence ATTGTGAAAGTCTCAGAATTACAATCCATTATAGACCACTTACCCAGTGATTCCGACCCAGATGTTGTTATGGGTGAAGCGTGGTTGCCCGAGCGTTTGGTGAATACTAACCTAGACGGTGACCTGTTTTTTCTTGAGTTTGATAACGTCCCCGACGACCATCAAGGGGACGAGGAAGGAAGAGGTTTTGTTGAGCACGAGATTACGATGATTCGCGAAAAGCTTGAACAAGTGTTAGACGACCCTTCCGACACCAAAACCAAAGCCGATGCCCTATTAGCAATATTTTTAATGGGTCATGAACTGTCTAGCTCTGAAGTTATCGAAATACTTGAGGCTACTGAGTCTGAACACGCTGCGCTCGAAACAAAAACACTCGACAACTAA